CTTAAGCGGATACGCCCGGCGTGAGGGCAAGCCGATCCCGGTCAAGCATGTGGCACAAGTCCTCGCGGAAGGAGGGAATTCCATTGCCGGAGACGGTCAGTAGCCAGAGCTTTGCCCAGCGGGTCCGGCGGGGCCTAGAGAACCGCTTCACCCGCCAGACGGTCGGGCGGGTGCAAGATCACTTCAAAGCGATTCGCGCCCACGCGTTCGAAGACCTGGGAAATGTTGAGGAATGGCGGAAGCGTGCAGCAGCGATCCGGAACCATACGATGGAGAACCTGGACGCCTATCTGGAACAGTTTGCCGACCAAGTGACGGCCAGAGGCGGGAAGGTGTTTTTTGCCCAAGATGGTGAGGAGGCCTGCCGGTACATCTCTCAGGTGGCCAGGCGGCATCAGGTGAAAACGGTCGTCAAGGGGAAGTCCATGGTGACCGAGGAAATCCACTTGAATGACGCCCTGGCGGAGGACGGGATTGACGTATACGAGACCGATCTAGGCGAGTTTATCATCCAGTTGGCGGGAGAACGGCCTTTTCACATCGTCGGCCCGGCGATTCACAAGGACAAGGCCCAAATAGCAGAACTGTTTTCGCGTCTGGCAGGCCAGACGCTGCCGGCGGAGTCAGGAGCGTTGACCCGCTTTGCCCGGGAATATCTGCGGGAGGCATTTTTCAAGGCGGAAATGGGGATCACCGGTTGCAACTTTGCCATTGCCGAGTCGGGTTCCGTGGTGCTTTTCAGCAATGAGGGCAATATCCGTCTCGTCACCACCCTGCCCCCGATTCACGTCGTGGTGATGGGGATGGAACGCGTCGTCCCGACCTGGGAGGACCTGGACATTCTCCTGACCTTGCTTCCGCGCAGCGTGACGGGGCAGAAGACGAGCAGTTATATCAGCGCCGTCACGGGTCCGCGAAAGCCGGGAGAGGCGGATGGTCCGGAGGAGTTGCATGTGGTCATTGTGGACAACGGCCGTTCCCGGATGCTCGGCACCCGGTATCAGGAGGCGTTGAATTGTATCCGTTGCGGGACTTGCTCGTTGGTTTGCCCGGTTTACCGGCACATCGGCGGGCATGCCTATGGCAGCGTCTACAATGGACCGATCGGCTCGGTCGTCAGTCCGCTGATGGATGGCCTGGAGAGCTGGAAAGAGCTGCCTTTTGCTTCCAGTTTGTGCGGTGCCTGCACCGAAGCCTGTCCGGTGAACATTCCCTTGCATGAGTACCTGGTGGAGCTGAGGGCAGATGCCGCTCGGGAGCTCAGACCCCCCTGGGCGGAGAAGATGGTGGCCCGGCTGTTTGGATGGGGGACGGCGCATGCCCCGATGTACCGGATGGGCCAGCGGATGATCGGGTGGATGGCCAAAGGAACGGCAGAAGACGGGTATGTCACTTCGGCTGCGGGGCCTCTCGGGCTTTGGACCCGATACCGGGACCTGCCGCAACCGGCTGCTCAGACCTTCCTGCAGTGGTGGCAGGAGCGGGAGAGGAGGGAGGGGCATGGCGAAGGTGAATGATGACGGCCGTGACGCTTTCCTGGACCGGATTGCCGCCCGCCTGCGCCGCAGCCGGCGCCGAAGCGGCGAGGTGGCTCCGTTGGCCTTTTCATCGCAGCCGTGGGAATCGTTTTACGAGGGAAAAACGCAGGAAGATCTGGTCAGGTTGTTCTGTAAAACGTTGCAGTCGCAGGGAGGACTGGTGTGGCGCGTGTCCTCGCAGGAGGAGTTGCGTGCCCGCCTTGGTTCCTGGCTTGCGGAGAAACAGGTGAAACAGGTGGCGCTCTGGGACGATCCGCGCCTGGAGAAGCTGGCTCTTGCCTCCCTGCTGGAGGAACTGGACATCGAATGGGTTTCCTGGCAGCGGGAACATCGCGGGAAAGAACATGACGGGCAGGAACAGGGTGAGACAAATGATGGCAGGACAAATGAAGGCCGAAAATGGGTGGATCAGGCGGAGCAGGCCCAAGTGGGGATCACGTGGGCGGATGGGGCGTATGCCGAGACAGGGACGGTGGTGGTCTACAGCGGGCCCGGCAAAGGGCGGAGCGTCAGCCTGCTGCCGGACACGCATCTGGTTTTCTTGTACCGCAGCCAGATTCAGGGCCGTCTTTCAGATCTGACCAGGCAACTTCGGCAGTTGATGGAGATGGGGGCATTGCCTTCTTCCGTCAACCTGATTGGCGGTCCCAGCAGCAGCGCCGATATTCAATTTGAGATTGTCAAGGGTGTGCACGGCCCGCGGGAGCTGTTGGCGGTCGTGCTGGAATGGGATTAGGAGGATTGGAAGGAGGCGGAGTGGGATGGATTTGTTGCAGGAGTTGCGGCGGCTCATTCCGGATGAGCGGCGGGTGACCGTCAATGAGACGATTCTGGAGCAACACAGCCGCGACCTGACGTACCACAAGCCGCACAAGCCGGATGTGGTGGTTTTTCCGAAAGACAAGCGGGAGGTTCAGAAGGTCCTTCAATTTGCCAACAAACACCGGATTCCCGTTGTCCCCTACGGTGTCGGAAGCAGTCTGGAAGGGCATACCATCCCGACATACGGCGGCATCAGCCTGGATATGACGATGATGAACCGGGTGCTGGAGATCCGGCCGCAGGATTTTCTCGTCCGTGTTGAGGCCGGCGTGACGCGCAATCAGCTGAATCAGCAATTGAAGCCGCACGGCCTGTTTTTCCCGATTGATCCGGGCGCCGATGCCACACTGGGCGGCATGGCGGCCACAAACGCCAGCGGAACCAATGCGGTGCGGTACGGCGTCATGCGCCAGCAGGTGCTGGGGTTGGAAGTGGTGCTTGCCGACGGGACGATTATCACCACGGGCGGGATGGCTGTCAAATCATCCGCCGGGTATCACCTGACGGGGCTCTTTGTCGGCTCGGAAGGCACGCTGGGTGTGATTACGGAACTCACGCTTCGTCTGTACGGGATCCCGGAAGCGGTCGTGGCCGCGCGAGCTGTCTTTCCCGATGTGGAATCGGCTGGGGAGGCCGCGGTGGGGATGATCGCCTCAGGGATCGCCATAGGCAAGGTGGAGCTGGTGGATGCGCGGACGGTGGCCGCCGTCAACGCGTATAAAGGGACGGCGTATGCGGAGGCGCCGACCCTGTTTCTCGAATTCAGCGGCCATTCCCAGACGGTCCGGCACGAAGTGGAGGTGGCGCGTGAAATCGCCATGGAGCATGGCTGCCGTTCCTTTGAGCAGGAGACGGATCCAAAGGCGCGGGCACTCCTCTGGGAAGCCCGCCATCAGGCGGGACTGGCGATCGCAGCCAGCGCGCCGGGGAAAAAACTGATGGCCACCGACGTATGTGTCCCGATTTCGTTTTTGCCGGAGGCGATTCGGCACACCCGGCAACTGATCGATTCGTACGGAATGGAGGCGGCCATCTTCGGTCACGTCGGAGACGGGAACTACCATGCCGCTTTCATCATGGATCCGAATCATCCTGATGATGTGAAACGGGCCGAGGAAGTCAATGAGCAGGTTGTCCGGTTTGCGCTGGAAAAAGGGGGGACCTGTACCGGAGAGCATGGCATCGGCTTGGGGAAAATCAAGTATCTGAAAGCGGAACACGGGGACTCCCTCGCCGTAATGAAAGCGATAAAACAGGTTCTGGATCCGGGACAGATTCTGAATCCGGGCAAGGTATTGCCGGAATGAACGTTTGAATGAACGTTTCCCGAATGAAAAGATGCTCCGGGCGTCAGCAAGCAAGACGTTCGGAGCGTATTTTTTTTGACGAAGGGCAAAATAAGCCCAAATTGGGAGGAGATTTGAGGATCTGTGAATAAGATGGAGTATTCCGCTCCTCATCCGATCTCATCCTTGATCCCGTTGTCTCACCAGGCAGAACACCTGGCCAGGTGGTTTGACAATGTCTGACGTTCAATGGTAAAGTGATGGAGTAAATTTTATTTTATATCATTTTATAAAATTTTACTGATAATGATGATAAGTTCAAACGAATGAAATGGGGGATTTTGAAGCTTTGGATGACAAAAGATATCCTTCGGATCACCCAACACCGATCATACGTGTCCGGCAATTGACCAAGATTTTCGGACCGCAACCGGAACGCGCGCTCCAGTTGCTGCGGCAAGGAAAGGACAAAGCAGAGATTTTCAAGGAGCTGGAGGCCACGGTCGGTGTCAACCAGGCCACCTTTGACGTGTATCCGGGTGAGATTTTTGTCGTAATGGGGCTTTCTGGAAGCGGCAAGTCCACGCTCCTGCGATGCTTGAACCGCCTGATCGAGCCGACGGAAGGGGAAGTATGGATTGGTGATCAGGAGATCACCCGATTGGATGAAAAGTCGATGCGGCACATCCGTCAGAAGCGGATGAGCATGGTCTTTCAGCAGTTCGCCCTGTTCCCTCACCGGACCGTTTTGGACAATGTGGCATATGGCCTGGAGGTTCAGGGCGTGCCCCGTTCTGAGCGGCTGGAGCGGGCGAAACAAACGCTCTCCCTGGTCGGATTGTCCGGTTGGGAGTCACAGCTGCCGGGGCAACTCAGCGGCGGCATGCAACAACGGGTCGGTCTTGCGCGGGCATTGTGCAATGACCCGGACATCCTCTTGATGGACGAAGCCTTTTCCGCTCTTGACCCCCTGATTCGGGAAGATATGCAAGATGAACTCTTGAACCTGCAAAGCCAGATGCAAAAAACCATCGTTTTCATTACCCACGATCTCAACGAGGCGTTGAAACTGGGGGACCGGATTGCCCTGATGCTGGACGGGAGCATCGTGCAAATCGGCACGCCGGAAGAGATTATCAGCAATCCCTCCAATGATTATGTGGCCCGCTTTGTGCGCGGGGTCGACATCACCAAGGTTCTGACGGCGGAAGATGTGATGAAAAAGCCGGAGCCGACGATTACGCCCAAGGACGGGCCGCGGGTTGCCCTGAAAATGATGCGTGACTGGGGCATTTCCAGCATTTTTGTTGTGGAACGAAACAGACGGCTTCTCGGTTTGCTGACAGCAGACGCGGCTTTTCATGCGACCGAAAAAGGGGAACGGGACATTCTTCCGCTCATCTCCCAGGATTTCAGCCGTGTGGCTCCTGAGCAACCCATTGAAGAGATTCTGCCTGTCGTGGCCAACGCCAAGGCGCCGCTGGCGGTGACCGACGAGGAACATCGCCTGCTTGGCGTGATTGTCCGCGGTTCGGTGCTGGAAGCATTGGCTTCAAAAGGAGGTGAACCCGATGGACGCGAATCGTCTGCCGCTCGGGAACTGGATTGACAGTTTGGTCGGGTGGCTGGAGCGGACATGCGGTTCCCTCTTTGACTGGATTGCCTTTTTGGTCACAGCCATGATCGAAGGACTGCACGGATTCCTTCAGTTGTTTCCCTGGTGGCTGTTCTTGCTGCTGCTGATGGCCCTCTGCTGGGTTCTTGCCGGCTGGAAGCTGAGTGTCGGCGCAGGTCTCGGATTGCTGTTGATTGCCAATCTCGGTTTCTGGAACGATTTTCTGAGCACGCTCAGCCTGGTGTTGGTTTCGTCGTTGCTCTGTTTTATCATCGGGATCCCGATTGGGATCTGGTCCGGAAAAAATGACCGGGTCCATGCGTTCATCTTTCCGATCTTGGATTTCATGCAGACATTACCGTCTTTTGTTTATCTTCTGCCGGCCATGGCGTTTTTTGGCATCGGGCTGATGCCGGCCGCCTTTGCGACGATTGTTTTTGCGATGCCGCCTGTGATTCGCCTGACCGATTTGGGAATCCGTCAGGTCCCCGGACAATTGATTGAAGCGGCCAGGGCGTTTGGCTCTTCGCCGCGGCAAATGCTTTTCAAGGTGCAGTTGCCGGTCGCCCTGCCGACGATCATGGCCGGGATGAACCAGACGATCATGCTTTCACTGTCGATGGTGGTGATCGCTTCCCTGATCGGCGCGGGCGGACTCGGAGACGGTGTGACCCGGGCGTTGAGCCGGCTGGAGACTGGAATGGGGTTTGAATACGGCATCGCCGTCGTCATTATGGCGATTATTCTCGATCGGATTACACAGCGGATCGGTGATCGTTTTCAAGTGAAAAGCAAAGGTCATTGAGAAAAAGGGGGAATTGGATTGCGTCTGAAGAAATCCTGGTGGATGACACTGGTCCTGATTCTCTCATTGTCAATGGTGATGATGGGATGTGGTGGCACAAGTCCTTCTCCTTCGGAACAAGAAACGAAGGGAGGAGGGAATGGCCAGACGCATCCATCCGGTACAGAGGAAATCAAGATCGGGATGGTGAACTGGGCGGAGGATATTGCTGTTTCCCATCTGTGGAAGGTGATCCTGGAGGAAGAAGGGTATAAGGTATCATTGCACCAGCTGGATGC
The nucleotide sequence above comes from Bacillus thermozeamaize. Encoded proteins:
- a CDS encoding glycine/betaine ABC transporter, which codes for MDANRLPLGNWIDSLVGWLERTCGSLFDWIAFLVTAMIEGLHGFLQLFPWWLFLLLLMALCWVLAGWKLSVGAGLGLLLIANLGFWNDFLSTLSLVLVSSLLCFIIGIPIGIWSGKNDRVHAFIFPILDFMQTLPSFVYLLPAMAFFGIGLMPAAFATIVFAMPPVIRLTDLGIRQVPGQLIEAARAFGSSPRQMLFKVQLPVALPTIMAGMNQTIMLSLSMVVIASLIGAGGLGDGVTRALSRLETGMGFEYGIAVVIMAIILDRITQRIGDRFQVKSKGH
- a CDS encoding iron-sulfur cluster-binding protein, with the protein product MWHKSSRKEGIPLPETVSSQSFAQRVRRGLENRFTRQTVGRVQDHFKAIRAHAFEDLGNVEEWRKRAAAIRNHTMENLDAYLEQFADQVTARGGKVFFAQDGEEACRYISQVARRHQVKTVVKGKSMVTEEIHLNDALAEDGIDVYETDLGEFIIQLAGERPFHIVGPAIHKDKAQIAELFSRLAGQTLPAESGALTRFAREYLREAFFKAEMGITGCNFAIAESGSVVLFSNEGNIRLVTTLPPIHVVVMGMERVVPTWEDLDILLTLLPRSVTGQKTSSYISAVTGPRKPGEADGPEELHVVIVDNGRSRMLGTRYQEALNCIRCGTCSLVCPVYRHIGGHAYGSVYNGPIGSVVSPLMDGLESWKELPFASSLCGACTEACPVNIPLHEYLVELRADAARELRPPWAEKMVARLFGWGTAHAPMYRMGQRMIGWMAKGTAEDGYVTSAAGPLGLWTRYRDLPQPAAQTFLQWWQERERREGHGEGE
- a CDS encoding glycine/betaine ABC transporter ATP-binding protein → MGDFEALDDKRYPSDHPTPIIRVRQLTKIFGPQPERALQLLRQGKDKAEIFKELEATVGVNQATFDVYPGEIFVVMGLSGSGKSTLLRCLNRLIEPTEGEVWIGDQEITRLDEKSMRHIRQKRMSMVFQQFALFPHRTVLDNVAYGLEVQGVPRSERLERAKQTLSLVGLSGWESQLPGQLSGGMQQRVGLARALCNDPDILLMDEAFSALDPLIREDMQDELLNLQSQMQKTIVFITHDLNEALKLGDRIALMLDGSIVQIGTPEEIISNPSNDYVARFVRGVDITKVLTAEDVMKKPEPTITPKDGPRVALKMMRDWGISSIFVVERNRRLLGLLTADAAFHATEKGERDILPLISQDFSRVAPEQPIEEILPVVANAKAPLAVTDEEHRLLGVIVRGSVLEALASKGGEPDGRESSAARELD
- a CDS encoding 2-hydroxy-acid oxidase, coding for MDLLQELRRLIPDERRVTVNETILEQHSRDLTYHKPHKPDVVVFPKDKREVQKVLQFANKHRIPVVPYGVGSSLEGHTIPTYGGISLDMTMMNRVLEIRPQDFLVRVEAGVTRNQLNQQLKPHGLFFPIDPGADATLGGMAATNASGTNAVRYGVMRQQVLGLEVVLADGTIITTGGMAVKSSAGYHLTGLFVGSEGTLGVITELTLRLYGIPEAVVAARAVFPDVESAGEAAVGMIASGIAIGKVELVDARTVAAVNAYKGTAYAEAPTLFLEFSGHSQTVRHEVEVAREIAMEHGCRSFEQETDPKARALLWEARHQAGLAIAASAPGKKLMATDVCVPISFLPEAIRHTRQLIDSYGMEAAIFGHVGDGNYHAAFIMDPNHPDDVKRAEEVNEQVVRFALEKGGTCTGEHGIGLGKIKYLKAEHGDSLAVMKAIKQVLDPGQILNPGKVLPE